TTATCATCAAGGAACAAATGTAGTTTTCGGTGCCTGTAACAAACTGTCAGTTTATAAGATTAACATTTTTCCCGCTGCGCATAAAGGTTACTATTTCTTCTGCCGTCATGTTATCCAGTCCGAGATCGGAGAGTGTATAACCTGCTGCATAGTAGTTTGTTTTCATCATGACGTTGCTCAAGTTTGTCATTGCGTGAAGAACAGGCGTGTCAACATTCAGGACTTTTGCAAAGTTGATTGCAGTTACACATCCCACAGGTACATCTTCGGTAATATAGCGTGAATTTAATTCAAAGCGCGTTCCTTTAGGAGCAGGAAGCCATGTATTAAGGTCAAGTGGCTGGTCGAAAGGATACCTGAAATCCGGACCATAGAAGAACTGCCCGATCAATCCCATTCTGGACGATGTTAAAGCATCTTTTTCTACAGGGCAAATTCCAACGCCGAATGCCTTTGTGATGTTGACTAGGTCCTCGTAATAGGCATATTGCACTTCACCTACGGCTGGGGAACACCCAAATGCATAAATGTCATAGTAGATATCTTTGTCGCCCAGGTTGGGAATTACGCCCCAATTTTCAATCGTTCCGGCGTTCATTACTACAGCCGGAATATGAAGTAACGGGTTTACGTTAGAAATGCTGATGTCCAGGACAGTGTCACCATGAATCAATTCTGTTGCGTCTAAAGCTGGAATCTCTTTAGATACACGCAGATATTCTTCGTAGTCACTAGATGGGAAGGTATCAACTCGTATTTCATTTTCCCTATAGGTAATGTTTACCACGTCAGTTTCTGTTTCTAAATTATTGAAGTCTACCAGCCGCGCTCCATATACTAAGGAATCATAACCGGCAATGATCACCTTTGTGGTAATGCCCTTATCTCGCATGATACGTCTGAGAATTAAACTACCAAAGTTATCAGGAAAAATGCTGACTGTCTGTCCGTCTTCGAGTAAAGGTGCTAGTTCCTCAAATACGCTGGGGAACCCCTGAGCCTGAACCGAAATCAAAATATGATTTGCACCGTGAACTGCCTGCGCCATATCATAAGTTACCATATCCAACACTGCCGTACCGTTTCTCTTGAAATTCTTGTAGTTCATTTCAAGGCCTTCGAGTCGGATGCGCTTGCTTTTCTGGATACCTTTGACCTTATTATTGAATTTTGTGAATTCGTACATTCTTACCTCAGCGCCACCTAATTTACAATCAGCGGCCAACGCATGAGCCCCATTTCCGGCACCAATCACAGCAATAATAGACATATAAATTACCTCCTTCGAAAAATAAACAGGCTATGGTATGTATCTGACAGCCCATGAAAGATTGAGCAAAAAATGATTATTTAATGAAAAATGAGATTAAGCTTGCACCGCTTTGCGATCCTGACTCCAGAGCATGAAAAAGCGGATGATTGTAACTAGCCCGCTGAATGCTCCTGCGTACCCAAAGTATGTCATGATGTAATTGATGAGCATCTCGTATGGCACAAACAGTGTAATGAAGTAGACTGCGACACCACATATTACGATAAACAGCCTGTAAGGCATTGATTTTTCATCAGACCAGATTGTGGAAGCGCAAGTCCAAAGAATTGGGCACATCGTAGAATAAATGGATAGCATAATTATAATTGAGAACACAACGGCCATGCCGGAAATGAACTGGTTGGCAAGAACTAAATTGGGTATAGCTGCTATAGCGCATTCCTCAATCTTGCCGATGTAATTTAGTGCCAGAATAATACAGCAAGCTGTATATAGAACGGCACCAGCCATAAATATACTCTTTGTATCTTTATATCGGTAGTCGCGAAGGTCGTGTCCCAAGTGCGCGACATAAGCCATTGGCAGCAAAATGCACGTACCAGTATAAGAGATGGCTGAAAGAAGTATGCTATGTCCCGCACGATTTACTTCCACCGCACCGCTTTGCATGAGTTCAACCCCTTCTTTAAGGTGTGGGAAAGTTAAAAACGCTGATATAACGCCTAAAATTAAGGAGAAACCGACAACAACGGGTCCAATTTTTCCTATGATATCTACCATTTTCCTCAGGCCAAGAAGAGCAGTGCCGACTGAAATTATGACTGCGATCGCGCTACCAAGAGGAATTGAAATACCGAACTGCTGGTTAAGTGTATTGCCGAAACCAGAAATCATGAAGAAGTAACAACCCAGGTTATAAGCCCAAACGAAAAAGCTAAAAAGCTTTCCTAGGTATTTTCCGCCGATAATCTCGTAGAGTTCATTAACATTACTGGCTTCTCGCGTTCGTCCAATATAGCCAACGCTGATGTAGGTCATTGTGAGAAAAACTATGAATATGATCCCTATTTCAAAAACACCAAAGATCGAACCCCAGTTAGAGAAATACTGCATAATCTCTTGGCCGCTTGCAAAGCCAGCGCCTATTAAGTAGGCTAAAATGGCACCTGTAGTATTAACAATCAGCGCAAAGCCCATTTTTTTACAGCTTTCCATCAAACATCGCCTCCAAATTAATTTAGGTCTTTGAGGGAAAGAACCTACATGTGGAGGAAAAGAGCAGAAAATATTCTTAATATCGTACTTTCATCCGTTATAGTGTACAAAACGAAGTATAAAATACAAATTATTTTTTGTCAATCAACTTATGTTATTGATTACTTTGTCGAAATATAGTATAGTACACCGGGCGGTCATATATGCTGAATAATTACGCATTAACGTTACTTTAATCTACGCTTACTATTTCACTGGAAGAGAAAAGAGCTGTACTTATGGACGAATTTACAGGTATTGGCGATAACCTGAAGCAATTGAGAAAACAGATGAATCTGAGTCTCAGTGAGGTATCTCGCCTCACCAACGTTAGTAAAACAATGCTGAGCCAAATTGAGCGCAATGAGTCTACTCCAACAATATCGACTGTTTGGAAAATTGCTAACGGCTTAAAAATAAAGTTCGATACGCTATTAGATACAAGTGCGGCTAGGTTGTGCGATATTCGTTCGATCCACGACATGGTGCCATTGCGGGATAAGTCTCATTTAGCTGAGATTTATTGTATGGCGCCATTTTCTCCCAAGAGTGGTTACGAGTTTTTCTATTGTATTTTTCGTCCTGGATGCAATTATATTTCTGATGGACATCGTAATAGCCAATCTGAACTTGTATTTGTGTTTCAGGGTGAGCTAGAAATTGTAATAGGGACAAATTCTTATCGCATTCCGGAAGGCAGTGCGATCTCAATTGAGGCTGTGATGCCTCACCGTTATATTAATAATGGAGAGACAACAGTAATATCTTGTTCACTTGTTAGTTATAATTAACACTGATTTTGTAATTTAAAGATTTAGAAACCTATTTTTGTTTCTCTTCATAATATGTTATCGAAACGCTCCTTCTTTAATTTTTTATATAGTCTCACTTAAAAAAGTTGTATATTGCCGCTGCGTTGATGTCGGTTTGCCACAAACTTTCGACGTCCATTGGATTATAAGTTGATCGCTGTAAAGATAACTTTGAATAAATATTTTTGTTGACATCCTACGCTCAAGATGTTATTGTGAAAGCGAGGGAAAGAGCAGGAGTATTTTACATATCAAGCGTCCGTTATCGCGAACAAAGTCGTTATATGGTGGATATAACGATAAGAGGCATTATTGCCTCATAGCATTTTTATGATTAACGCGCGCACGAGAATTTAAGTTGAAGAAGGGAGACTTTCCAAATGAAAAAAGATATCTATCTGCAGTTATTGGAAAAAGAACTGATTCCGGCATGCGGTTGTACTGAGCCAATGGCATTCGCTTTAGCGGCGGCTCTTGCTCGCAGATACGCCCCTGGCGAAATTAAAGAAATTCATCTAAAAGGATCCGGTTTGATGGTGACCGGTGTCCAAGCCGTACTTATTCCTAATTCTCATGGCCGTCATGGCGGATTTATCTCAACAGCCATGGGTGTAGTCGCCGGGAACCCAGACGACGATATGGAGGTTTTGACCAAGATCACAGACGCTGATCTGGAGAAAGCAGAGGAACTATCGCAGCGGCTGCAGGCGGCAGGTACGTTCACCCAAGAGTTGGAAGTTGATGTCCCGTCGATTTACCTTTCTACTAACATAGTCACAGATGAGCATAACGCTACAGTTATTTTGCAGAACGAACATAACGGGATTTGCTATATTGAGGCAGATGGAAAGGTTATTTTAGATACTAGGGATATAAACCCAGTCACTGAAGCCTTAGAAAAGAACAATGTAGATAAATCCATTCTCACAATTCCTAAAATTGTAGAATTTTGTAATACTGTGGATTTAGAGCAATTAGGCCATATCCGCTATGCGATGAAACTGACGAAGGATATCTGTCAGGATGGCATGGACAATCCTCTTGGGATGCAGTGCGGACGTGTTTTAATGCAGAATATGGAAAAGGGACTGGTGGCGAAAGACGAATTCAATTACACATTGGCTTGGACTATCGCCGGCTTAGATGCTCGTATGGGAGGCACAAGCTATACGGCTATGAGCAATACAGGCAGCGGTAACCAAGGTATCATTTGCACCATGGCTCCTATGGCGGCAGGCGAATGGAGAAAAGAGTCCGAAGAGAAGATTATTCGAGCGGTGACACTATCCAATCTGATGAATATCTATTTGGATTATCGTTCTAACGAATATGCGCACCTCTCTCCGGAGTGCTATTGCGGAGGAGTAGCGCCTGCGGCCGCTGCCTGCGGCGTTGCGTACTTAAGAGGCGATTCTGCTGATGTTCTGAATGACATCGTCCGTACTAGCCTGGGGAATCAGGCTGGGATTATATGTGACGGCGCCAAACCGAGCTGCGCATTCCGCGCATATACCGGATTATTTGCAACTCTCCACGCTATGTTGCTGGCAGAACAGGGGATTGCTACCGGTCCGACAGAAGGCATAGTTCATGAATCTGCAGATGTGACTATTGATAATATCTATCGTCTACAGAAAGATACTATGAGTCATACAGACGAGTTCGTTTGGAAAATTAAGCAGGAACAGAAGACAATTTGCTAATTGGAAAGCATATACGCGATATATCACAGTGAGAAGTATAATTTATAAAAAATATTTTAGACAAAAGGTGGCTTGTGTATTATAACAAAATGCACGACCCATTCTTTGCGCAATGAAAAGCGATATCTGCTTTATACACAGGCAGAAAGTCAATCGCTACTAAGATATTGCACAAATTATAACTTGAGTGGCTCTGAAGTTTCAACGGAGCCACTTTTTATTGTCTGAGGACGTATTTATCGGCGTGTCCGCCTCTGGCGCCGTCGCGTAGGATATGATACGTACTATGGCATCAAAGCCCATCCTCTTTACTATGGTGACCCCGACGCCAGAGAGCATGCTGGCGCTCGCGATTGAGGCCGGCGCGGTTCATCGGTATGGGACACCGCAACTTCTACAACCAGACCAACAATGTTCTGTCCTTCCCGAGGATTTTCCGCGGCGCTCTGGACGTGCGTGCGAGCGACATAAACGATGGTATGAAGATAGCCGCGGCTATAGCTCTTGCGAATCTTGTCGGAGACGATGAGTCCAACCCTGAGTTCATCATTCTCGCCGCTTTCGCCCTGCGCGTCTGCGAGCACGTATCGAATGGCGGTTGCTGAAGCCGCGCGCAATAGCAGCGTAGCGATGATATAAGGACGGGCGGTCGCCTGATGCGGAATTTTTACGTACGAAACGAAGAACAACGAGATGCCGCCGTCGAGAACGCAGTTTTCCGTTCTATGCTGCGGCCAGTCGTTGCAAAAATAAGGCACGACGTAACATAGCCGCTCGATCAGTTGGGGCGGACGTATGGCGTTTTGCTTTAGGAAATGACGCCTGTCATGCCATATCTGGCTGCCCCAGGTGCTCCACGGCGCTGTTTTGGGTGCGCGCATGGATTTCAATGATCTGGGGCCGATGTTTGCCGGGAAACGCGCCATGCATTGACTACGCGTTTTATCACGTTGTGCGGGCGGCGTGCTGCACCAAGCACGGCATGACGGAGACTCTGTTCTCTGTATTTAGTTGATTGCTGTTCAAAAATAAGTCAATCAACCATGTCATCCATATGAGATTAAGAAAGCGCATTCACAGCGGGCGCATTTCGATATATGTCCGGCAGGCGGAGTATTTTTTCATTCTAGCTCGCGATTGGTTTTTTGTGATCTATGCCAGAAAATCATATATCGCGATGTGTCAGCGCGGTATATGACGGCCCGTACGGCTGACCACGGCTGTGCCGAAGCAATAAGATTTATTTTCACGGCGGCACGACGGGAAGCGCAAGCGGAGCCGGCGCGCGGCGGCGGTTTTCTCACTCGTTCAAACGGAAAAGGGGCGGGGCTCTTTCCAGTCTGATATATCAGAGGCTTCGGTATATGCAGACCTGTCATTGAACGACTTTGATTTTCTGAGAAAGGGAGATCATCGTTCCCGCGTCGTTTACGCCGCATGCGCCGTGTCGCGAGCGGGCATCCTCGCACGCCTCGGAAGCGCGTCCGAACGAGCTGTGCGGGCTGATGCAGGTGCGCGCGCGCTTTGCGGACGCCTTGCGTCCCGTAATAAAGATTTTGTTTTTCACCCGCTAATATGATACAAAATTTTAAAAAATATTTTTTATTTTCTTATCCAATGCTTCAAACATTGACATCGCGGCAGTTCTGATATATCTTTTACATTAAAGTTAGTAGAATTGCTTACTTATTTTCGTATCTTCTAACAAGCGGCTTTTGCGGCCTCGGGGGGCCGTAATTATAAAAAGCGAGAATCTGAAGGGAGAGCACAAAATGAAGAAATTAGCAGTATTTATGGCATCGGTACTTGTTCTTGCGATGATGGCTACGGCTTCGTTCGCTGCGGATCAGATAGTGTTCCGCTTCGCCGGGCAGCAGCCGGTCGAGCATCAGTGCACTAAGATGATGCAGGATTTTGCGAAGGAAATCGCTGATAAGACTAACGGACACGTTAAAATCGAAGTTTATCCCGCCAGCCAGCTCGGCGATTACACGCTCGTAATGGAAGAGCTCATACGCGGCACCGTCGATATGTCGGTGACCTCGTTCGCGAGCTCCTTCGACCCCCGCTTCGAGCTCGTCTACATCAACGGATACGTCAGCGGCTATGACGAGGCCAAGAAGGTCTTCGCCCCCGGCGCGTGGCTCCCGAACAAGCTTAACGAACTCGGCCTCGCCCTCGGCGTCCGCGTCCTCGGCTCCTACGTCGAAGGCATGATCGGCGTCGGCTCTACGAAGCCCCTCAACGAACCGCTCAACCCGAAAGTCGACAAGGGCGTCCTCACCCGCGTTCCGAACATGGACACCTACATGCTCGGCGCTCAGGCGATGGGCTTCCGCACCATCACCATTCCGTGGGCCGACGTTTATCAGTCGCTCCAGACCGGCGTCTGCGATTCCGTCAACGCGATGGCTACGGCCGCCGTCTACACGAGCCTCGGCGACGTCATCAAGTACTGGTACGCCACTAACTACTCGATGGAGTACCTCCCGCTCATGATCAGCGAAAAGTCCTGGCAGAAGCTCTCCCCCGAAGAGCAGGCGATCTTCCAGGAAGCCGCGAAGAACTTCACCATCAAGTCCATCGACACCGCCCAGGCTGAGGATATGAAGTACATGGACCTCATGAAGAAGAAGGGCATCCAGGTCTTCACCTACAGCGAAGAAGAGCTCCGTCCCATCAAGGAAGCCTGCATCACCACCTGGGAAAAGCTTGGCGAGCGCGGCATGACCCCCGAACTTATGAAGGAATTCAGAGAGAACCTCGGGAAATAAACCCTTGCCCCAACAAATCAAAAACGAAAGCGGCCCTTTTTAAAGGGCCGCTTTTTTACGCCGTATGACGAACGTACGCGGGAATTATCGCAACCGGGCCGGAACGCCGCCGCCCTCCTTGCGCTTCCGACGCCTAAGCGGAGACACAGTAGAAGCTCATGACCTCGACTCCGCGGCCGGAGACCCGTGCGGGGGCCTGCGTGCAAGAATATTCACGGGACGGCGTTTGCTTGACTATTTAGTATGATCGTTTTGCTTTTGGGAAAAAGCCGTAATGCGCCGTACCGGGCCCGTCACAGTCTGTTTGCCGCTGCGCCGCGAGCCGCCGCGTGTTCTAACGCGGTGAGATTCCGCGTCTGCCGGCAAAAAGTCGATGAAATTAAAATATTCCGTTCGTTCCGTCCGATGACTCGAACGGCGTTTTACGCCAGGCGCGGAATGACGGTAACTTCGGCTGTTTCCCCCTGCCGGTACAATCAGAGTAAACTCGCACCACATCCGCGCGCACGACGTACCACCGCCGCATTCCGCTTCACGGCGCGCCGCAAAAATTACAGCCGCAGGCCGCGCTATTCGTATGCGGCCAGCCGTGGCCGTCGGTTGAGGCGGCTACTGTCTTGCGGAATAGACGCCGCGTCCGTGCCCGGCGCTCGTTGAAAAACGCATCGCCGCCGCGCCGCCGGCCGCGTCGCGTTCCGCGCGCAGCAGCCGCACTTCTTCCTCAAGGCGGGCCAGCCGGGCCTCAAGCTCCGCCGTGTAGGCTTCGCCGCCGGTCCGGCGCGTAGGAACGCCGTCTATCTTCACCACCTGCGCGCGGACGCCGGCGACCGTCGAATTTTCCGGCACGTCGCGCAGCACGACGCTGTTCGCGCCTATCTTTGAATTCGAGC
The window above is part of the Cloacibacillus sp. An23 genome. Proteins encoded here:
- a CDS encoding NAD/NADP-dependent octopine/nopaline dehydrogenase family protein encodes the protein MSIIAVIGAGNGAHALAADCKLGGAEVRMYEFTKFNNKVKGIQKSKRIRLEGLEMNYKNFKRNGTAVLDMVTYDMAQAVHGANHILISVQAQGFPSVFEELAPLLEDGQTVSIFPDNFGSLILRRIMRDKGITTKVIIAGYDSLVYGARLVDFNNLETETDVVNITYRENEIRVDTFPSSDYEEYLRVSKEIPALDATELIHGDTVLDISISNVNPLLHIPAVVMNAGTIENWGVIPNLGDKDIYYDIYAFGCSPAVGEVQYAYYEDLVNITKAFGVGICPVEKDALTSSRMGLIGQFFYGPDFRYPFDQPLDLNTWLPAPKGTRFELNSRYITEDVPVGCVTAINFAKVLNVDTPVLHAMTNLSNVMMKTNYYAAGYTLSDLGLDNMTAEEIVTFMRSGKNVNLIN
- a CDS encoding XRE family transcriptional regulator, which encodes MDEFTGIGDNLKQLRKQMNLSLSEVSRLTNVSKTMLSQIERNESTPTISTVWKIANGLKIKFDTLLDTSAARLCDIRSIHDMVPLRDKSHLAEIYCMAPFSPKSGYEFFYCIFRPGCNYISDGHRNSQSELVFVFQGELEIVIGTNSYRIPEGSAISIEAVMPHRYINNGETTVISCSLVSYN
- a CDS encoding L-serine ammonia-lyase, iron-sulfur-dependent, subunit alpha, which translates into the protein MKKDIYLQLLEKELIPACGCTEPMAFALAAALARRYAPGEIKEIHLKGSGLMVTGVQAVLIPNSHGRHGGFISTAMGVVAGNPDDDMEVLTKITDADLEKAEELSQRLQAAGTFTQELEVDVPSIYLSTNIVTDEHNATVILQNEHNGICYIEADGKVILDTRDINPVTEALEKNNVDKSILTIPKIVEFCNTVDLEQLGHIRYAMKLTKDICQDGMDNPLGMQCGRVLMQNMEKGLVAKDEFNYTLAWTIAGLDARMGGTSYTAMSNTGSGNQGIICTMAPMAAGEWRKESEEKIIRAVTLSNLMNIYLDYRSNEYAHLSPECYCGGVAPAAAACGVAYLRGDSADVLNDIVRTSLGNQAGIICDGAKPSCAFRAYTGLFATLHAMLLAEQGIATGPTEGIVHESADVTIDNIYRLQKDTMSHTDEFVWKIKQEQKTIC
- a CDS encoding malic enzyme-like NAD(P)-binding protein, producing the protein MGHRNFYNQTNNVLSFPRIFRGALDVRASDINDGMKIAAAIALANLVGDDESNPEFIILAAFALRVCEHVSNGGC
- the dctP gene encoding TRAP transporter substrate-binding protein DctP, whose amino-acid sequence is MASVLVLAMMATASFAADQIVFRFAGQQPVEHQCTKMMQDFAKEIADKTNGHVKIEVYPASQLGDYTLVMEELIRGTVDMSVTSFASSFDPRFELVYINGYVSGYDEAKKVFAPGAWLPNKLNELGLALGVRVLGSYVEGMIGVGSTKPLNEPLNPKVDKGVLTRVPNMDTYMLGAQAMGFRTITIPWADVYQSLQTGVCDSVNAMATAAVYTSLGDVIKYWYATNYSMEYLPLMISEKSWQKLSPEEQAIFQEAAKNFTIKSIDTAQAEDMKYMDLMKKKGIQVFTYSEEELRPIKEACITTWEKLGERGMTPELMKEFRENLGK